The following proteins come from a genomic window of Panthera leo isolate Ple1 chromosome E2, P.leo_Ple1_pat1.1, whole genome shotgun sequence:
- the DPF1 gene encoding zinc finger protein neuro-d4 isoform X1: protein MLRWLAYTEETPGQAGIDKNTKQILGSSTYPGETQKPGATCSRARGSWWMESPSLGEDFYREAIEHCRSYNARLCAERSLRLPFLDSQTGVAQNNCYIWMEKTHRGPGLAPGQIYTYPARCWRKKRRLNILEDPRLRPCEYKIDCEAPLKKEGGLPEGPVLEALLCAETGEKKIELKEEETIMDCQKQQLLEFPHDLEVEDLEDDIPRRKNRAKGKAYGIGGLRKRQDTASLEDRDKPYVCDICGKRYKNRPGLSYHYTHTHLAEEEGEENAERHALPFHRKNNHKQFYKELAWVPEAQRKHTAKKAPDGTVIPNGYCDFCLGGSKKTGCPEDLISCADCGRSGHPSCLQFTVNMTAAVRTYRWQCIECKSCSLCGTSENDGASWAGLTPQDQLLFCDDCDRGYHMYCLSPPMAEPPEGSWSCHLCLRHLKEKASAYITLT, encoded by the exons ATGCTGAGGTG GCTGGCTTACACAGAAGAGACACCCGGACAAGCAGGCATAGACAAGAACACGAAACAGATCCTTGGGTCATCCACATACCCTGGGGAGACCCAGAAGCCAGGGGCCACCTGCTCCCGCGCCCGCGGTTCCTGGTGGATGGAGAGCCCGAG CCTAGGCGAGGACTTCTACCGCGAGGCCATTGAGCACTGCCGCAGCTACAACGCGCGCCTGTGCGCTGAGCGCAGCCTGCGCCTGCCCTTCCTCGACTCGCAGACCGGCGTGGCCCAGAACAACTGCTACATCTGGATGGAAAAGACCCACCGCGGCCCTG GTCTGGCCCCGGGACAGATCTACACGTACCCCGCGCGCTGTTGGAGAAAGAAACGGAGACTTAACATCCTGGAGGACCCCAGACTCCGGCCCTGCGAGTACAAGATCG ATTGTGAGGCACCCCTGAAGAAGGAGGGTGGCCTCCCCGAAGGGCCTGTCCTTGAGGCGCTGCTGTGTGCTGAGACAGGGGAGAAGAAGATTGAGTTGAAGGAGGAGGAGACCATTATGGACTGCCAG AAACAGCAGCTGCTGGAGTTTCCACATGATCTCGAGGTGGAAGACTTGGAGGATGACATTCCCAGGAGGAAGAACAGGGCTAAAGGAAAG GCATATGGCATCGGGGGTCTCCGGAAACGCCAGGACACCGCATCCCTGGAGGACCGAGACAAGCCGTATGTCTGTGATA TCTGTGGGAAACGGTATAAGAACCGGCCAGGGCTCAGCTACCACTACACCCACACCCACCTggctgaggaggagggggaggagaacgCCGAGCGCCACGCCCTGCCCTTCCACCGGAAAAACAACCATAAAC aGTTTTACAAAGAATTGGCCTGGGTccctgaggcacagaggaaaCACACAG CCAAGAAGGCGCCCGATGGCACTGTCATCCCCAACGGCTACTGTGActtctgcctgggtggctccaagaAGACGGGGTGTCCTGAGGACCTCATCTCCTGTGCTGACTGTGGGCGATCAG GACACCCCTCATGTTTACAGTTTACGGTGAACATGACGGCGGCCGTGCGGACCTACCGCTGGCAGTGCATCGAGTGCAAGTCCTGCAGCCTGTGCGGCACCTCGGAGAACGAC GGTGCCAGCTGGGCGGGTCTCACCCCCCAGGACCAGCTGCTGTTTTGTGACGACTGCGATCGGGGTTACCACATGTACTGCCTGAGCCCCCCCATGGCGGAGCCCCCGGAAG GGAGCTGGAGTTGTCACCTCTGTCTTCGGCACCTGAAAGAGAAGGCCTCTGCCTACATCACCCTCACCTAG
- the DPF1 gene encoding zinc finger protein neuro-d4 isoform X2, with amino-acid sequence MLRWLAYTEETPGQAGIDKNTKQILGSSTYPGETQKPGATCSRARGSWWMESPSLGEDFYREAIEHCRSYNARLCAERSLRLPFLDSQTGVAQNNCYIWMEKTHRGPGLAPGQIYTYPARCWRKKRRLNILEDPRLRPCEYKIDCEAPLKKEGGLPEGPVLEALLCAETGEKKIELKEEETIMDCQKQQLLEFPHDLEVEDLEDDIPRRKNRAKGKAYGIGGLRKRQDTASLEDRDKPYVCDICGKRYKNRPGLSYHYTHTHLAEEEGEENAERHALPFHRKNNHKQFYKELAWVPEAQRKHTAKKAPDGTVIPNGYCDFCLGGSKKTGCPEDLISCADCGRSGHPSCLQFTVNMTAAVRTYRWQCIECKSCSLCGTSENDDQLLFCDDCDRGYHMYCLSPPMAEPPEGSWSCHLCLRHLKEKASAYITLT; translated from the exons ATGCTGAGGTG GCTGGCTTACACAGAAGAGACACCCGGACAAGCAGGCATAGACAAGAACACGAAACAGATCCTTGGGTCATCCACATACCCTGGGGAGACCCAGAAGCCAGGGGCCACCTGCTCCCGCGCCCGCGGTTCCTGGTGGATGGAGAGCCCGAG CCTAGGCGAGGACTTCTACCGCGAGGCCATTGAGCACTGCCGCAGCTACAACGCGCGCCTGTGCGCTGAGCGCAGCCTGCGCCTGCCCTTCCTCGACTCGCAGACCGGCGTGGCCCAGAACAACTGCTACATCTGGATGGAAAAGACCCACCGCGGCCCTG GTCTGGCCCCGGGACAGATCTACACGTACCCCGCGCGCTGTTGGAGAAAGAAACGGAGACTTAACATCCTGGAGGACCCCAGACTCCGGCCCTGCGAGTACAAGATCG ATTGTGAGGCACCCCTGAAGAAGGAGGGTGGCCTCCCCGAAGGGCCTGTCCTTGAGGCGCTGCTGTGTGCTGAGACAGGGGAGAAGAAGATTGAGTTGAAGGAGGAGGAGACCATTATGGACTGCCAG AAACAGCAGCTGCTGGAGTTTCCACATGATCTCGAGGTGGAAGACTTGGAGGATGACATTCCCAGGAGGAAGAACAGGGCTAAAGGAAAG GCATATGGCATCGGGGGTCTCCGGAAACGCCAGGACACCGCATCCCTGGAGGACCGAGACAAGCCGTATGTCTGTGATA TCTGTGGGAAACGGTATAAGAACCGGCCAGGGCTCAGCTACCACTACACCCACACCCACCTggctgaggaggagggggaggagaacgCCGAGCGCCACGCCCTGCCCTTCCACCGGAAAAACAACCATAAAC aGTTTTACAAAGAATTGGCCTGGGTccctgaggcacagaggaaaCACACAG CCAAGAAGGCGCCCGATGGCACTGTCATCCCCAACGGCTACTGTGActtctgcctgggtggctccaagaAGACGGGGTGTCCTGAGGACCTCATCTCCTGTGCTGACTGTGGGCGATCAG GACACCCCTCATGTTTACAGTTTACGGTGAACATGACGGCGGCCGTGCGGACCTACCGCTGGCAGTGCATCGAGTGCAAGTCCTGCAGCCTGTGCGGCACCTCGGAGAACGAC GACCAGCTGCTGTTTTGTGACGACTGCGATCGGGGTTACCACATGTACTGCCTGAGCCCCCCCATGGCGGAGCCCCCGGAAG GGAGCTGGAGTTGTCACCTCTGTCTTCGGCACCTGAAAGAGAAGGCCTCTGCCTACATCACCCTCACCTAG
- the DPF1 gene encoding zinc finger protein neuro-d4 isoform X3: protein MLRWLAYTEETPGQAGIDKNTKQILGSSTYPGETQKPGATCSRARGSWWMESPSLGEDFYREAIEHCRSYNARLCAERSLRLPFLDSQTGVAQNNCYIWMEKTHRGPGLAPGQIYTYPARCWRKKRRLNILEDPRLRPCEYKIDCEAPLKKEGGLPEGPVLEALLCAETGEKKIELKEEETIMDCQKQQLLEFPHDLEVEDLEDDIPRRKNRAKGKAYGIGGLRKRQDTASLEDRDKPYVCDICGKRYKNRPGLSYHYTHTHLAEEEGEENAERHALPFHRKNNHKPKKAPDGTVIPNGYCDFCLGGSKKTGCPEDLISCADCGRSGHPSCLQFTVNMTAAVRTYRWQCIECKSCSLCGTSENDDQLLFCDDCDRGYHMYCLSPPMAEPPEGSWSCHLCLRHLKEKASAYITLT from the exons ATGCTGAGGTG GCTGGCTTACACAGAAGAGACACCCGGACAAGCAGGCATAGACAAGAACACGAAACAGATCCTTGGGTCATCCACATACCCTGGGGAGACCCAGAAGCCAGGGGCCACCTGCTCCCGCGCCCGCGGTTCCTGGTGGATGGAGAGCCCGAG CCTAGGCGAGGACTTCTACCGCGAGGCCATTGAGCACTGCCGCAGCTACAACGCGCGCCTGTGCGCTGAGCGCAGCCTGCGCCTGCCCTTCCTCGACTCGCAGACCGGCGTGGCCCAGAACAACTGCTACATCTGGATGGAAAAGACCCACCGCGGCCCTG GTCTGGCCCCGGGACAGATCTACACGTACCCCGCGCGCTGTTGGAGAAAGAAACGGAGACTTAACATCCTGGAGGACCCCAGACTCCGGCCCTGCGAGTACAAGATCG ATTGTGAGGCACCCCTGAAGAAGGAGGGTGGCCTCCCCGAAGGGCCTGTCCTTGAGGCGCTGCTGTGTGCTGAGACAGGGGAGAAGAAGATTGAGTTGAAGGAGGAGGAGACCATTATGGACTGCCAG AAACAGCAGCTGCTGGAGTTTCCACATGATCTCGAGGTGGAAGACTTGGAGGATGACATTCCCAGGAGGAAGAACAGGGCTAAAGGAAAG GCATATGGCATCGGGGGTCTCCGGAAACGCCAGGACACCGCATCCCTGGAGGACCGAGACAAGCCGTATGTCTGTGATA TCTGTGGGAAACGGTATAAGAACCGGCCAGGGCTCAGCTACCACTACACCCACACCCACCTggctgaggaggagggggaggagaacgCCGAGCGCCACGCCCTGCCCTTCCACCGGAAAAACAACCATAAAC CCAAGAAGGCGCCCGATGGCACTGTCATCCCCAACGGCTACTGTGActtctgcctgggtggctccaagaAGACGGGGTGTCCTGAGGACCTCATCTCCTGTGCTGACTGTGGGCGATCAG GACACCCCTCATGTTTACAGTTTACGGTGAACATGACGGCGGCCGTGCGGACCTACCGCTGGCAGTGCATCGAGTGCAAGTCCTGCAGCCTGTGCGGCACCTCGGAGAACGAC GACCAGCTGCTGTTTTGTGACGACTGCGATCGGGGTTACCACATGTACTGCCTGAGCCCCCCCATGGCGGAGCCCCCGGAAG GGAGCTGGAGTTGTCACCTCTGTCTTCGGCACCTGAAAGAGAAGGCCTCTGCCTACATCACCCTCACCTAG
- the DPF1 gene encoding zinc finger protein neuro-d4 isoform X4 has translation MATVIPGPLSLGEDFYREAIEHCRSYNARLCAERSLRLPFLDSQTGVAQNNCYIWMEKTHRGPGLAPGQIYTYPARCWRKKRRLNILEDPRLRPCEYKIDCEAPLKKEGGLPEGPVLEALLCAETGEKKIELKEEETIMDCQKQQLLEFPHDLEVEDLEDDIPRRKNRAKGKAYGIGGLRKRQDTASLEDRDKPYVCDICGKRYKNRPGLSYHYTHTHLAEEEGEENAERHALPFHRKNNHKQFYKELAWVPEAQRKHTAKKAPDGTVIPNGYCDFCLGGSKKTGCPEDLISCADCGRSGHPSCLQFTVNMTAAVRTYRWQCIECKSCSLCGTSENDGASWAGLTPQDQLLFCDDCDRGYHMYCLSPPMAEPPEGSWSCHLCLRHLKEKASAYITLT, from the exons ATGGCCACGGTCATCCCCGGCCCCCTGAG CCTAGGCGAGGACTTCTACCGCGAGGCCATTGAGCACTGCCGCAGCTACAACGCGCGCCTGTGCGCTGAGCGCAGCCTGCGCCTGCCCTTCCTCGACTCGCAGACCGGCGTGGCCCAGAACAACTGCTACATCTGGATGGAAAAGACCCACCGCGGCCCTG GTCTGGCCCCGGGACAGATCTACACGTACCCCGCGCGCTGTTGGAGAAAGAAACGGAGACTTAACATCCTGGAGGACCCCAGACTCCGGCCCTGCGAGTACAAGATCG ATTGTGAGGCACCCCTGAAGAAGGAGGGTGGCCTCCCCGAAGGGCCTGTCCTTGAGGCGCTGCTGTGTGCTGAGACAGGGGAGAAGAAGATTGAGTTGAAGGAGGAGGAGACCATTATGGACTGCCAG AAACAGCAGCTGCTGGAGTTTCCACATGATCTCGAGGTGGAAGACTTGGAGGATGACATTCCCAGGAGGAAGAACAGGGCTAAAGGAAAG GCATATGGCATCGGGGGTCTCCGGAAACGCCAGGACACCGCATCCCTGGAGGACCGAGACAAGCCGTATGTCTGTGATA TCTGTGGGAAACGGTATAAGAACCGGCCAGGGCTCAGCTACCACTACACCCACACCCACCTggctgaggaggagggggaggagaacgCCGAGCGCCACGCCCTGCCCTTCCACCGGAAAAACAACCATAAAC aGTTTTACAAAGAATTGGCCTGGGTccctgaggcacagaggaaaCACACAG CCAAGAAGGCGCCCGATGGCACTGTCATCCCCAACGGCTACTGTGActtctgcctgggtggctccaagaAGACGGGGTGTCCTGAGGACCTCATCTCCTGTGCTGACTGTGGGCGATCAG GACACCCCTCATGTTTACAGTTTACGGTGAACATGACGGCGGCCGTGCGGACCTACCGCTGGCAGTGCATCGAGTGCAAGTCCTGCAGCCTGTGCGGCACCTCGGAGAACGAC GGTGCCAGCTGGGCGGGTCTCACCCCCCAGGACCAGCTGCTGTTTTGTGACGACTGCGATCGGGGTTACCACATGTACTGCCTGAGCCCCCCCATGGCGGAGCCCCCGGAAG GGAGCTGGAGTTGTCACCTCTGTCTTCGGCACCTGAAAGAGAAGGCCTCTGCCTACATCACCCTCACCTAG
- the DPF1 gene encoding zinc finger protein neuro-d4 isoform X5, whose translation MATVIPGPLSLGEDFYREAIEHCRSYNARLCAERSLRLPFLDSQTGVAQNNCYIWMEKTHRGPGLAPGQIYTYPARCWRKKRRLNILEDPRLRPCEYKIDCEAPLKKEGGLPEGPVLEALLCAETGEKKIELKEEETIMDCQKQQLLEFPHDLEVEDLEDDIPRRKNRAKGKAYGIGGLRKRQDTASLEDRDKPYVCDICGKRYKNRPGLSYHYTHTHLAEEEGEENAERHALPFHRKNNHKQFYKELAWVPEAQRKHTAKKAPDGTVIPNGYCDFCLGGSKKTGCPEDLISCADCGRSGHPSCLQFTVNMTAAVRTYRWQCIECKSCSLCGTSENDDQLLFCDDCDRGYHMYCLSPPMAEPPEGSWSCHLCLRHLKEKASAYITLT comes from the exons ATGGCCACGGTCATCCCCGGCCCCCTGAG CCTAGGCGAGGACTTCTACCGCGAGGCCATTGAGCACTGCCGCAGCTACAACGCGCGCCTGTGCGCTGAGCGCAGCCTGCGCCTGCCCTTCCTCGACTCGCAGACCGGCGTGGCCCAGAACAACTGCTACATCTGGATGGAAAAGACCCACCGCGGCCCTG GTCTGGCCCCGGGACAGATCTACACGTACCCCGCGCGCTGTTGGAGAAAGAAACGGAGACTTAACATCCTGGAGGACCCCAGACTCCGGCCCTGCGAGTACAAGATCG ATTGTGAGGCACCCCTGAAGAAGGAGGGTGGCCTCCCCGAAGGGCCTGTCCTTGAGGCGCTGCTGTGTGCTGAGACAGGGGAGAAGAAGATTGAGTTGAAGGAGGAGGAGACCATTATGGACTGCCAG AAACAGCAGCTGCTGGAGTTTCCACATGATCTCGAGGTGGAAGACTTGGAGGATGACATTCCCAGGAGGAAGAACAGGGCTAAAGGAAAG GCATATGGCATCGGGGGTCTCCGGAAACGCCAGGACACCGCATCCCTGGAGGACCGAGACAAGCCGTATGTCTGTGATA TCTGTGGGAAACGGTATAAGAACCGGCCAGGGCTCAGCTACCACTACACCCACACCCACCTggctgaggaggagggggaggagaacgCCGAGCGCCACGCCCTGCCCTTCCACCGGAAAAACAACCATAAAC aGTTTTACAAAGAATTGGCCTGGGTccctgaggcacagaggaaaCACACAG CCAAGAAGGCGCCCGATGGCACTGTCATCCCCAACGGCTACTGTGActtctgcctgggtggctccaagaAGACGGGGTGTCCTGAGGACCTCATCTCCTGTGCTGACTGTGGGCGATCAG GACACCCCTCATGTTTACAGTTTACGGTGAACATGACGGCGGCCGTGCGGACCTACCGCTGGCAGTGCATCGAGTGCAAGTCCTGCAGCCTGTGCGGCACCTCGGAGAACGAC GACCAGCTGCTGTTTTGTGACGACTGCGATCGGGGTTACCACATGTACTGCCTGAGCCCCCCCATGGCGGAGCCCCCGGAAG GGAGCTGGAGTTGTCACCTCTGTCTTCGGCACCTGAAAGAGAAGGCCTCTGCCTACATCACCCTCACCTAG